From the genome of SAR324 cluster bacterium, one region includes:
- a CDS encoding DUF1016 domain-containing protein, producing MKNPYVLEFLGLPEVSTLHEKQLESAIITHLQTFLLELGKGFAFVARQKRMRFEDTDHYVDLVFYNCILKCYLLIDLKMGELSYQDVGQMDGYVRMFEDLYTAPDDNPTIGLILCAEKNEAVAKYSVLSDRKQIFASKYMLYLPTEQELAIELERERRLIEAYLAEQEDK from the coding sequence TTGAAAAATCCGTATGTCCTGGAGTTTTTAGGGTTGCCGGAAGTATCTACGTTGCACGAAAAACAGCTTGAATCCGCAATCATCACCCACCTGCAAACCTTTCTTCTGGAGCTTGGTAAAGGCTTTGCCTTTGTAGCCCGTCAGAAACGTATGCGCTTTGAAGATACTGACCATTATGTTGATCTGGTCTTCTATAACTGCATCCTCAAATGCTATCTGCTGATTGACCTTAAAATGGGTGAGCTGTCCTATCAGGATGTGGGGCAGATGGATGGCTATGTCCGCATGTTTGAGGATCTGTACACCGCACCTGATGACAACCCCACTATTGGTCTTATTCTGTGTGCGGAAAAGAATGAAGCCGTGGCGAAGTATTCTGTTCTGAGTGACCGCAAACAGATTTTCGCCTCAAAGTATATGCTGTACCTGCCAACCGAACAGGAATTGGCGATTGAACTGGAGCGGGAACGACG